GGGTACCATTAAACGCTTTACTATAAAAAATGACTTGTACACTAAATGCTTGGTCACCATTTGGATAGATGGCAAAGCATTTTTCTCCAGAATATAAACCGAATAACTCCAAGTTACCAACCGTTAATCCTGTCTCTTCAAATACTTCCCGCTTTGCAGTCTCCTCAAAAGACTCACCAATTTCCATGATTCCCCCAGGGATACACCAATTATCACTATCCATACGATGTTGAAGTAGAATTTTTCCATTTTGCTCTAAGATAATCTCACAACCTACAGTAAACAATGTTTCATTACCAATGTATTGGCGCATTTGTTTAATATAATTCATTCGTTATCTCCTTTTTCTCCTTTTAAAAATGCTGATAGCTTAAATTGAAAGCTACCAGCATATGAACGACATTTCTAATCTACTAATAAACTTTCCAATTCAGCGGTTATAGGATAAGCACCCGTTTCTTTATTACTAGTAACCACTAGCTTAATCCCTGACTTGGGATAATAACCTGAATGGAACGATACACCTGGATCATATCCCATCACATGGTACTTATATATTTCTTCCCCACTTTTTGTAATCCAGATGCCATAACCGTAATACTCCTCATCTTCCTCTTGGACATGGGGCGTCAAAAGCGCTCGGGTGTTGTCCTCACTTAATAACTTAGCATCCATTAAGTGATCCCAAAGCTTGACCATGTCAGCTACTGTGATAAACGCCCCACCATCTGCTCCACCTTTAATAGGGATGGAATAAATATTTGTTTTCCAGTTCCCTGTTTCTTCATCATCGATATAGCCTAACGCAGTATTACCAGGTAACTGATCTAATGAAAAATAACCTGAATCGACCATCCCACATGGTTTAAATATGTTCTCTTCAATATATTGGGTGAAGTT
Above is a genomic segment from Bacillus carboniphilus containing:
- a CDS encoding NUDIX hydrolase, which translates into the protein MNYIKQMRQYIGNETLFTVGCEIILEQNGKILLQHRMDSDNWCIPGGIMEIGESFEETAKREVFEETGLTVGNLELFGLYSGEKCFAIYPNGDQAFSVQVIFYSKAFNGTLKQVDQESREHRYFSKDELPENLNPRQRPFIIDWKNEVKLPVVD